AATGCATCGCGAGCCGACGTAACCTCGTTTGGCAAACCACCGAACGAGGAGGAGAAAAGCGTTATGGACGCCCCGCCCCGCCCCGCGCTGTTGCGCGCTTGGATCGCTGCCGTCTGCTGCAGCCTGACCGCCGTCGGCCTGGCCGCTCCCGAAGGGGCGCGCGCGCAAAGTTGGCCCGACAAGCCGCTGCGCATCATGGTCGGCGCCCCGCCGGGCGGCGGCACCGACATCCTGGCGCGGCTGCTGGCAGAGAAGATGGCGGCGGCGCTCAAGCAACCGATCACCGTGGAAAACCGTCCCGGTGCAAGCAACACCATCGCGGCCGAGCTGACCGCGCGCGCCGCCCCCGACGGCAACACGCTGCTGCTGGCTACCAACACCGGCCAGGCAGTGGCCCCACATCTGCTGCAGTTGAAGTTCGACCCGCTCAAGGATCTGCAACCGATCGGGCTGGTCGCGGTGGTGCCCAACGTGCTGGTGGTCAGCGCCGACTCGCCTTACAAGACCGCGCAGGAACTAATCGATGCCATGCGGGCCCGCCCGGGCGCGCTGAAGTACGCCAGTTCGGGCATCGGCAGCACGCAGCACATCGTGGGCGAGGCCTTCAACCTCGCGACCAAGACCAAGGCCGTCCATGTGCCGTACAAGGGCAGCGCGCAGGCGCACATCGACATCATCGGCGGGCGGGTCGAAATGATGTTCGACACGACGAGCTCGGCGATGGGCCAGATCAAGGGCGGCAAGTTCCGCCCGCTGGCCGTCACGACGACGCGGCGCAGCCCCGAGTTGCCCGACGTGCCGACGCTCGCCGAGCTGGGCGTCCGCGGCGCCGACATTCAGACCTGGTACGCGATGTACGTGACCGCCGGCACGCCGCGGCACATCGTCGAGC
Above is a window of Nevskiales bacterium DNA encoding:
- a CDS encoding tripartite tricarboxylate transporter substrate binding protein, translated to MDAPPRPALLRAWIAAVCCSLTAVGLAAPEGARAQSWPDKPLRIMVGAPPGGGTDILARLLAEKMAAALKQPITVENRPGASNTIAAELTARAAPDGNTLLLATNTGQAVAPHLLQLKFDPLKDLQPIGLVAVVPNVLVVSADSPYKTAQELIDAMRARPGALKYASSGIGSTQHIVGEAFNLATKTKAVHVPYKGSAQAHIDIIGGRVEMMFDTTSSAMGQIKGGKFRPLAVTTTRRSPELPDVPTLAELGVRGADIQTWYAMYVTAGTPRHIVERLAAELTAALKLPDVVQRIKGLGGEIQPMTPEQFAEMNRSEFERYGRLVKEAGIKAEGQ